The Candidatus Bathyarchaeia archaeon DNA window GAATCAGAGGACAGCCGCGTCGTTCTTTTGAGTAGGTTAGAGAAACCCTTACGGTTTTCACACGGCTAAACACCGGTTTACTTTCTGAGTTAACGGAGTAAAGGTTAAATAACACACCTCTCAATTCAATGCAGTCTTAAACCTCCAACGAGGTGTCCAGCATGGTTAACGAAGGAAGAGGAAGACTGTTCAGAAGGAAAGACGGCAAGTTCCTAATATACCTGCCAAAGGACCTAGCGGAGGACAGCATGTTCCCATTCAAAGGCTCAGACTCCATATTCGTCAAGGTGAGCTTCAAAATCGGAGACGACAAACTGATAATAGAACGATGGCCTGAACAAGAAAAACAGCAAGGCTCTTAAAGCGCTAAAAAGCCGCCGCTTCTCAAACGCCCCATATCCCACTTTACTTTTTGGTAGTACTTTGGCAACAATAAAATAGCAGTGCCGCCTATTTTATGGAGAGTGTTCAACTTATGTCCTCCTTGAAGGCTATTCTGAGGAAAGTTAGGAAGGAACTTAAAGAAAAGGAGAGGGTGAAAGATAAAATCCAAGCTGACATGCGGAGAGTTACAAGTCTCTCTAAACAGGCGATACTTTTCATACACCAGAAGAGGCTTAAGGAGGCTGAGAAGCTCCTTGAAAGGGCCAGAGAAATTATTTTAAGGCTTAATGGAATGGCGAAAACGCATCCGGACGTCATTCACAGCGGTTTGTATGACATTGCCCTTCAAGAGTATGCGGAGGCAAACATTTTCCTAGCGTTGGTTGAGCGGGGACGCTATGTGGTGCCAGCGGAAATTAACGTTCCACCTGTAGATTATGTGCTCGGCCTTGCAGACGTTATCGGCGAATATAGGCGTCTGGCATTGGACGCTTTAAGGGAGGGTGATGTCAAAAGGAGTGAGGAGTGCCTTCGAGTAATGGATGAAATTTACACAGAACTCATGGCTATGGATGAAGCTTATATGCTGGTGCCCGGGCTTAGAAGGAAATGCGACATCGCAAGGAAGGTTATTGAAACCACGAGGGGAGACGTAACCCACGAAGTCCGCAGACAATCCCTTGAGAAGTATATGAAGCGCCTAGAGAGACTTGAAAGACGCTTTGAGGCCCTTGAAAGAGGAAAATGAATGGGCTCCGCTAATTTAAAGCCAAGCTTTTCCGTTGAAAAAGCGCATAGGGCGCAGCTTCAACTTTCAAGATTCATAATTTTTGAAGATAAACTTCCGAGGGAAATTCACTATGTTGGTGGGGTTGACACGGCATATGTTGGGCGTTTAGCTGTAAGCGCTGTTGTGGTTCTTGACTTTAGCGGTCTAAAGCTTGTGGAGGCTCAGACCGCTGTGCGAGAGGCTGTTTTTCCGTATATTCCAACGCTTCTCTCGTTTAGAGAGTTGCTTTCCACCCTTATGTGTATTAGGAAATTGAGGGTACAGCCAGATGTTTTTCTTGTGGACGGACAGGGTTTTGCCCATCCGTATCGTTGTGGTTTCGCAAGCCATTTGGGGGTTGTTTTGGGTAAACCCACTGTGGGTGTTGCTAAGAGCAGGCTTATAGGGGATGTTGAACCCTTTAGAGATGGGGATTTTGCCTACTTAAGGGATGGAGACGAAATAGTAGGCGCCGCCGTAAAAACAGCCTCTGGAAAAATTCTCTACGTAAGCGTTGGACACATGGTTTCGCTTGAGACAGCCATAAAAATCGTTAAGCATTGCACACGGCGAGATATTCCTGAACCAATACGTTTGGCACATGAAACAGCAACCGCTGAAAGGAATAGAATTGCAAAACGTAATATGCCTGAAGAATGATATAAAATGTCGCTACTCAACAGTGTGGATGTGCGGGTTTGCTTCACCCCAAAATTAGGGCTTTAGCCGAGAAAATACGAGACAAAAAGCTTCGAGAGAAGATTATTGAGCTTCTTGAAAACCCCATTTTTGAGGTTGATGGGAAAGTCTATAGAGGCTTGTCTCTTGATATTTCTCCTGCGGGATTGTCCCATCACCACTGCTACCCGGGCGGATACATTGAACACGTAGTCTCCACGGTTAATCTGGCTTTGGCGCTGT harbors:
- a CDS encoding endonuclease V codes for the protein MGSANLKPSFSVEKAHRAQLQLSRFIIFEDKLPREIHYVGGVDTAYVGRLAVSAVVVLDFSGLKLVEAQTAVREAVFPYIPTLLSFRELLSTLMCIRKLRVQPDVFLVDGQGFAHPYRCGFASHLGVVLGKPTVGVAKSRLIGDVEPFRDGDFAYLRDGDEIVGAAVKTASGKILYVSVGHMVSLETAIKIVKHCTRRDIPEPIRLAHETATAERNRIAKRNMPEE